The proteins below are encoded in one region of Banduia mediterranea:
- a CDS encoding MarR family winged helix-turn-helix transcriptional regulator, translating to MSRPIANLGAASTLSEVARLIRGDFRRRAQHLGLTQPQWRVLISLSKSPGINQATLAEILEVHPVTVTQIVDRLVKAGWVRRAPHASDRRAVSLHLTESAEPLLLELNEVANQVREAALAGLKNSERSQLESLLLRIKCNLIGESPSSSCVPPAQIPNKKQA from the coding sequence ATGAGCAGACCGATTGCCAACCTTGGTGCCGCTTCGACGCTGTCGGAGGTGGCGCGGCTGATACGTGGTGATTTCAGGCGACGCGCCCAGCACCTGGGTTTGACCCAGCCGCAGTGGCGCGTGCTGATCAGCCTCTCGAAGTCGCCCGGCATCAACCAGGCCACGCTGGCCGAAATTCTCGAAGTGCATCCGGTGACCGTGACCCAGATCGTGGACCGCCTGGTCAAGGCGGGCTGGGTGCGGCGCGCGCCGCATGCGAGCGATCGTCGCGCAGTCAGCCTGCATCTCACCGAATCGGCCGAGCCGCTGCTGCTTGAACTCAATGAGGTCGCAAACCAGGTCCGCGAAGCGGCGCTGGCCGGGCTGAAAAATTCGGAGCGTAGCCAGCTTGAGTCCCTGCTGCTGCGGATCAAGTGCAACCTCATTGGCGAAAGCCCGTCCTCTTCCTGCGTGCCCCCCGCGCAAATCCCGAACAAGAAACAAGCATGA
- a CDS encoding HlyD family secretion protein: MNAPETPVLDSSRTLQRQRMRRALFLVVPVLVAIAGVYLWFVGGRYVSTDNAYVKANMVDVGAEVSGKIMSVKVRENQRVRAGDLLLRIDPRPYEVALHDAQARLEQSRMQVGSLKAAYAQKQSGLAAARDDLRFAEIQLRRVKNLHERDAVSKSALDQAQHDLDVARNTVNKLQSEGDETLVQLGGKLDQPLERHPAVMAAQAALEQAQLNLQRCSVQAPINGVASKVPEIGQYATPGLPMISVVADQDTWIEANFKEDQLAGIRPGAEVEVEIDAYPGERWTATVQSIGQATGAEFSLLPPQNATGNWVKVVQRLPVRLAIEHHEHESELRSGLSAEVAIDTGIPDRVKAIYSALGLSQAGEQATQQASLAADHS; encoded by the coding sequence ATGAACGCCCCTGAAACCCCAGTTCTCGATTCTTCCCGAACCTTGCAGCGGCAGCGAATGCGCCGCGCTCTGTTCCTGGTGGTACCCGTTCTCGTGGCGATTGCCGGCGTCTATCTGTGGTTTGTCGGGGGCCGCTACGTCAGCACCGACAACGCCTATGTGAAGGCCAACATGGTCGATGTGGGCGCCGAGGTCAGTGGCAAGATCATGTCCGTCAAGGTGCGCGAGAATCAGCGCGTGAGGGCCGGCGATCTTCTGCTGCGGATTGATCCGCGACCTTATGAAGTGGCGCTGCACGATGCCCAGGCCCGACTCGAGCAGTCGCGCATGCAGGTCGGATCGCTCAAGGCGGCATATGCGCAAAAGCAGTCCGGTCTGGCGGCGGCACGCGATGACCTGCGCTTCGCCGAAATCCAGCTGAGGCGCGTCAAGAACCTTCACGAGCGCGATGCGGTGTCCAAGTCCGCGCTCGATCAGGCGCAGCACGATCTCGATGTGGCACGAAATACGGTCAACAAGCTGCAAAGCGAAGGTGACGAGACCCTGGTGCAACTTGGGGGCAAGCTTGACCAGCCGCTGGAGCGACATCCTGCGGTGATGGCGGCACAGGCTGCGCTGGAGCAGGCGCAATTGAATTTGCAGCGCTGTTCGGTGCAGGCGCCGATCAATGGCGTCGCCTCCAAGGTTCCGGAAATCGGCCAGTACGCGACGCCGGGCTTGCCGATGATCAGTGTCGTTGCCGATCAGGACACCTGGATCGAGGCCAACTTCAAGGAGGACCAGCTCGCGGGGATTCGCCCTGGCGCCGAGGTCGAGGTCGAGATCGATGCCTATCCGGGCGAACGGTGGACAGCCACGGTGCAGAGCATCGGGCAGGCCACCGGGGCCGAGTTTTCGCTACTGCCGCCGCAGAACGCTACCGGCAACTGGGTCAAGGTCGTGCAGCGCCTGCCGGTGCGACTGGCGATCGAACACCATGAGCACGAATCCGAACTTCGCTCCGGCCTCAGCGCCGAGGTCGCGATCGACACCGGAATTCCCGACCGCGTGAAAGCGATCTACAGCGCCCTGGGGCTGAGCCAGGCCGGCGAGCAGGCGACTCAACAGGCATCGCTGGCCGCCGATCACTCGTGA
- a CDS encoding DHA2 family efflux MFS transporter permease subunit — MSAVTHGGAPAVAGSPRLLVTFGTLSATMMQALDTTIANVALPHMQGSLSASQDQIAWVLTSYIVASAIATTPTGYLANRFGVKRIFLIAISGFTIASMLCGIAGNLGELVLFRLLQGVFGAALVPLSQTTLLDSYPREQQGSAMAAWGVGVMIGPILGPALGGWLTEHYSWRWVFYINVPIGIATFLALSAALPKSEPRRAEPMDFKGFAFLSIAIGSLQLMLDRGQSQDWFNSSEIMIECCTAIASFYLFVVHTLTTDRPFISPQLFRDRNLVGGLVVIAIMGIVLFSTFALLPPFLQNLQGYPVVTAGLVMAPRGIGTMIAMQISGRILRRVDARLPILVGMLLLAYALYWMSTFSLDVPSSHIVWSGFVQGLGIGFVFVPLSTLSFSTLPHAYRSDGTSLYALLRNVGSSVGIALAFAYQTYGTRMAHSVLVENVNPYNPALIGYVNGDTGLMGLSGLLQIEAEAQRQAAMIGMLGDFHYMAVGVLLGIPLLLLLKPVKHDQPNADEFEAAVME, encoded by the coding sequence GTGAGCGCGGTGACGCACGGCGGCGCACCGGCGGTGGCCGGCTCACCACGCCTGCTGGTGACCTTCGGCACCTTGTCCGCCACGATGATGCAGGCGCTCGACACCACGATCGCCAACGTCGCGCTGCCGCACATGCAAGGCAGCTTGTCGGCGTCCCAGGATCAGATCGCGTGGGTGCTGACCTCGTACATCGTCGCTTCGGCGATTGCGACCACGCCCACGGGCTATCTCGCCAATCGCTTCGGCGTGAAGCGAATCTTCCTGATCGCGATCTCGGGCTTCACGATCGCCTCGATGTTGTGCGGCATCGCCGGAAACCTCGGCGAGCTCGTCCTGTTCCGTCTGCTGCAGGGCGTATTCGGCGCCGCGCTGGTGCCGCTGTCGCAGACCACTCTGCTCGACAGCTACCCTCGCGAGCAGCAGGGTTCGGCAATGGCGGCCTGGGGCGTGGGCGTGATGATCGGCCCGATTCTGGGCCCCGCCCTCGGCGGCTGGTTGACCGAGCACTACAGCTGGCGATGGGTGTTCTATATCAATGTGCCGATCGGGATTGCCACGTTTCTGGCGCTCAGCGCCGCGCTGCCCAAATCGGAACCGAGACGCGCCGAGCCGATGGACTTCAAGGGCTTCGCATTTCTGAGCATCGCCATCGGCAGCCTGCAGTTGATGCTGGACCGAGGTCAGAGCCAGGACTGGTTCAATTCGAGTGAGATCATGATCGAATGCTGTACGGCGATCGCCTCGTTCTATCTGTTTGTCGTGCATACGCTGACCACGGACCGACCCTTCATCTCACCGCAGCTGTTTCGGGATCGAAACCTGGTCGGAGGTCTGGTGGTCATCGCGATTATGGGCATCGTGTTGTTCTCCACCTTTGCCCTGCTGCCGCCGTTCCTGCAGAACCTGCAGGGCTACCCGGTGGTGACGGCCGGCCTGGTCATGGCGCCGCGCGGCATCGGCACGATGATCGCCATGCAGATTTCCGGCCGCATCCTGCGGCGCGTCGATGCGCGCCTGCCGATCCTTGTCGGAATGTTGCTGCTGGCCTATGCCTTGTACTGGATGTCCACGTTCAGTCTGGATGTGCCGAGCAGCCATATCGTCTGGAGCGGATTCGTTCAGGGCCTGGGGATCGGTTTCGTGTTCGTGCCGCTGTCGACCTTGAGTTTCTCGACCCTGCCACACGCCTATCGCAGCGACGGAACCTCGCTGTATGCCCTGCTGCGCAATGTCGGCAGCAGCGTGGGCATCGCGCTTGCGTTCGCCTACCAGACCTACGGCACGCGCATGGCGCACTCGGTGCTGGTCGAGAACGTGAATCCGTACAACCCGGCCCTGATCGGCTACGTGAATGGGGATACCGGCCTGATGGGTCTCAGCGGCCTGCTGCAGATCGAGGCGGAGGCGCAGCGGCAGGCCGCCATGATCGGCATGCTCGGCGATTTTCACTACATGGCGGTCGGCGTTCTGCTCGGTATTCCGCTGCTGCTGCTATTGAAGCCCGTGAAGCACGATCAACCCAATGCGGACGAATTCGAAGCCGCAGTCATGGAGTGA
- a CDS encoding acyltransferase — translation MISLFLPRSLVSVLGFIGLCVLITVAFSLMIPFILLKLLVPVPAWRSLCAGILIAIANAWVGANGIFLRTLYPINWRVEINGTLDPKRSWLLICNHQSWVDIVLLFDVLHGRAPFPRFFLKDQLKYVPIIGQACWALDFPFMKRHTKESLKKNPALRDQDLETTRRMCAKYRERPATVVNFLEGTRFTEAKRVSRGSPYRHLLRPKSAGMSFALNAMGDQFAGIIDVSIAYQPSRHSLVGGFLRGEQNDLVIHIDVLPVPTEHLGGNYQADAAFRMRFQQWVNTLWTRKDKRLDTLAGSAHGEARPHTV, via the coding sequence ATGATTTCCCTGTTTCTGCCACGCTCACTGGTCTCGGTGCTGGGCTTCATCGGGCTGTGTGTGCTGATCACGGTGGCTTTCAGCCTGATGATTCCGTTCATCCTGTTGAAGCTGCTGGTGCCGGTTCCGGCCTGGCGCAGCCTGTGTGCCGGAATCCTGATCGCGATCGCCAATGCCTGGGTCGGCGCCAACGGAATCTTCCTGCGTACCCTCTATCCGATCAATTGGCGCGTCGAGATCAATGGAACACTGGACCCGAAACGCAGCTGGCTGCTGATCTGCAATCACCAGTCCTGGGTCGATATCGTCTTGTTGTTCGATGTGTTGCATGGCCGCGCGCCGTTCCCGCGCTTCTTCCTCAAGGACCAGCTCAAGTACGTGCCGATCATCGGCCAGGCCTGCTGGGCGCTGGATTTCCCGTTCATGAAGCGGCACACCAAGGAATCACTGAAGAAGAATCCGGCGCTGCGCGACCAGGATCTGGAAACCACGCGGCGCATGTGCGCGAAGTATCGCGAACGCCCGGCTACGGTCGTGAACTTCCTCGAAGGCACCCGATTTACCGAAGCCAAGCGCGTCTCGCGCGGCTCACCGTACCGGCATCTGCTGCGGCCGAAATCGGCCGGCATGTCGTTCGCGCTCAACGCGATGGGGGATCAGTTCGCCGGCATCATCGATGTGAGCATCGCCTACCAACCGAGCCGGCACTCGTTGGTCGGCGGGTTCCTGCGCGGCGAACAGAATGATTTGGTAATCCACATTGATGTGTTGCCGGTTCCGACCGAGCACCTCGGCGGCAACTATCAAGCTGATGCCGCGTTTCGCATGCGCTTCCAGCAGTGGGTCAATACGCTGTGGACGCGCAAGGACAAACGGCTGGATACGCTGGCCGGAAGCGCTCACGGCGAGGCGCGGCCACATACCGTCTGA
- the hemE gene encoding uroporphyrinogen decarboxylase → MSELKNDRFLRALRREPVDRTPVWMMRQAGRYLPEYRASRARAGDFLRLCKTPELACEVTLQPLDRYPLDAAILFSDILTIPDAMGLGLYFAEGEGPKFERPLRSAAAIEALPLPDPETELRYVMDGVRTIRGALNGRVPLIGFSGSPWTLATYMVEGRGGHDFAIIKRMAFEEPEALQMLVDKLAESVTQYLAAQARAGAQALMVFDTWGGVLSPALYQRFSLAPMAKIVARVQALAPDVPVILFTKNGGQHLEAMADTGCTALGVDWTTDLSVARARVGERVAIQGNLDPCALFAPPSVIRAEVARVLESFGHGSGHVFNLGHGILQGVPPDHAGAMIEAVQELSPAYHLRPGRAS, encoded by the coding sequence ATGTCTGAGCTGAAAAACGACCGATTCCTGCGCGCGCTGCGCCGCGAACCCGTGGACCGCACGCCGGTATGGATGATGCGCCAGGCCGGGCGCTATCTCCCAGAATACCGTGCATCGCGCGCGCGAGCCGGCGATTTCCTGAGGCTGTGCAAGACGCCGGAGCTGGCCTGCGAAGTCACGCTGCAACCACTGGACCGCTACCCGCTGGACGCGGCGATCCTGTTTTCCGACATCCTCACGATTCCGGACGCGATGGGTCTGGGCCTGTACTTCGCTGAAGGCGAAGGCCCGAAGTTCGAACGGCCATTGCGCAGTGCGGCAGCCATCGAGGCACTGCCACTACCGGACCCGGAAACCGAGCTGCGCTACGTGATGGACGGCGTGCGCACGATTCGCGGCGCGCTCAACGGTCGCGTGCCGCTGATCGGCTTTTCCGGCAGCCCGTGGACGCTGGCGACCTACATGGTCGAGGGCCGTGGCGGACATGACTTCGCGATCATCAAGCGCATGGCGTTCGAGGAACCCGAGGCGCTGCAGATGCTGGTCGACAAGCTTGCCGAGTCGGTCACGCAATACCTCGCCGCGCAGGCCAGGGCCGGTGCGCAGGCGCTGATGGTCTTCGACACCTGGGGCGGCGTGCTGTCACCTGCCTTGTATCAGCGCTTCTCGCTGGCACCCATGGCGAAGATCGTCGCGCGCGTCCAGGCGCTTGCGCCGGACGTACCGGTGATTCTGTTCACCAAGAATGGCGGTCAACATCTGGAAGCGATGGCGGATACCGGTTGCACCGCGCTTGGCGTGGACTGGACCACCGATCTGTCGGTTGCGCGCGCACGCGTCGGCGAGCGCGTGGCGATCCAGGGTAACCTGGACCCGTGCGCGCTGTTTGCGCCGCCGTCCGTGATCCGTGCCGAGGTGGCGCGCGTGCTTGAAAGTTTCGGCCACGGTTCCGGCCACGTCTTCAACCTCGGTCACGGCATTCTGCAGGGCGTACCGCCCGATCACGCCGGCGCCATGATCGAAGCCGTGCAAGAACTCAGCCCCGCGTATCACCTGCGCCCCGGACGGGCCTCATGA
- the pyrF gene encoding orotidine-5'-phosphate decarboxylase gives MPTPAPNERLIVALDLPTIPDAKGLVAVIGDAAVFYKIGLELFMQPGFFEFLDWLRAEHKRVFVDLKFFDIPETVARAVRGLAERGADFCTVHGNQSIMEAAAGAKGNSSIKVLGVTALTSLDQGDLDDLGFECDIPALVLSRARRALAAGCDGVVSSGLEVAKLKAEIGDKLICVTPGIRPVENRVEADQKRIMTPADAIRAGADYLVVGRPIRDAADPRAMAQAIQHEIASAL, from the coding sequence ATGCCCACCCCAGCCCCCAACGAACGCCTCATCGTCGCCCTCGACCTGCCCACCATCCCCGACGCCAAGGGGCTGGTCGCAGTAATCGGCGACGCGGCGGTGTTCTACAAGATCGGCCTGGAGCTGTTCATGCAGCCCGGCTTCTTCGAGTTTCTGGACTGGCTGCGTGCCGAACACAAGCGCGTGTTCGTGGACCTCAAGTTTTTCGACATCCCGGAAACCGTGGCGCGCGCAGTGCGCGGACTCGCCGAGCGCGGCGCCGACTTCTGCACGGTGCACGGCAACCAGTCGATCATGGAAGCCGCCGCTGGCGCCAAGGGGAATTCGTCGATCAAGGTGCTCGGGGTCACGGCGCTGACCTCGCTCGACCAGGGCGATCTCGACGACCTGGGCTTCGAATGCGACATCCCGGCGCTGGTGCTGTCGCGCGCACGCCGCGCGCTGGCGGCCGGTTGCGACGGCGTGGTGTCCTCGGGCCTGGAGGTGGCAAAGCTCAAGGCCGAGATCGGCGACAAACTGATCTGCGTGACGCCCGGCATCCGGCCGGTCGAAAACCGCGTGGAAGCCGACCAGAAGCGCATCATGACGCCGGCCGACGCGATCCGCGCCGGAGCCGATTATCTCGTCGTCGGCCGACCGATCCGCGATGCGGCCGATCCGCGCGCCATGGCGCAGGCGATACAGCACGAAATCGCGTCGGCGCTATGA